One window of Camelina sativa cultivar DH55 chromosome 4, Cs, whole genome shotgun sequence genomic DNA carries:
- the LOC104780523 gene encoding uncharacterized protein LOC104780523 isoform X2, with the protein MSERALDYPREKDGARVQMRLSYNPAAQFLLFLVQWTDCHLAGALGLLRVLIYMTYADGKTTMSVYERKTSIKDFYAVIFPSLLQLERGITDLDDRKQKEVCKIRYRNKDETEKVKLSEIDIEREEECGICMEMNNMVVLPNCTHSLCIKCYRDWHGRSESCPFCRDSLKRVNSGDLWMLMEKSDTVNMYTIARENKKRLFMYVEKLPLVVPDQVFASSPYDCHVK; encoded by the exons ATGTCTGAAAG AGCTTTAGATTATCCTCGGGAGAAGGATGGTGCGCGTGTTCAAATGAGACTGTCTTACAACCCGGCTGCTCAGTTTTTACTTTTCCTTGTCCAGTGGACTGATTGCCACCTTGCTGGTGCCCTCGGTTTGCTCAGAGTTCTCATTTACATG ACCTATGCGGATGGGAAAACCACAATGTCGGTTTACGAGAGGAAAacaagtattaaagatttctacG CTGTGATATTTCCATCGCTATTACAACTAGAAAGGGGTATCACAGACCTTGATGATCGCAAACAGAAAGAGGTCTGCAAGATACGGTACAGAAACAAAGATGAGACTGAAAAGGTCAAGCTCTCGGAGATTGAcatcgagagagaagaagaatgtggGATTTGCATGGAGATGAACAACATGGTTGTTCTCCCCAATTGCACACATTCTTTATGCATCAAGTGTTACCGCGATTG GCATGGGAGGTCAGAGTCATGCCCTTTTTGCCGGGACAGTCTTAAGAGAGTAAACTCAGGGGACTTGTGGATGTTGATGGAGAAATCAGATACAGTCAATATGTATACAATTGCGCGGGAGAATAAGAAAAGGCTGTTTATGTACGTAGAAAAGCTACCTCTAGTGGTTCCAGATCAAGTGTTTGCATCTTCTCCTTACGATTGCCATGTCAAGTga
- the LOC104780523 gene encoding uncharacterized protein LOC104780523 isoform X1, with amino-acid sequence MAKVSFKDSLKALEADIQHANTVALDYPREKDGARVQMRLSYNPAAQFLLFLVQWTDCHLAGALGLLRVLIYMTYADGKTTMSVYERKTSIKDFYAVIFPSLLQLERGITDLDDRKQKEVCKIRYRNKDETEKVKLSEIDIEREEECGICMEMNNMVVLPNCTHSLCIKCYRDWHGRSESCPFCRDSLKRVNSGDLWMLMEKSDTVNMYTIARENKKRLFMYVEKLPLVVPDQVFASSPYDCHVK; translated from the exons ATGGCAAAAGTTTCGTTCAAGGATTCTCTGAAAGCTCTTGAAGCTGATATCCAACACGCTAACACTGT AGCTTTAGATTATCCTCGGGAGAAGGATGGTGCGCGTGTTCAAATGAGACTGTCTTACAACCCGGCTGCTCAGTTTTTACTTTTCCTTGTCCAGTGGACTGATTGCCACCTTGCTGGTGCCCTCGGTTTGCTCAGAGTTCTCATTTACATG ACCTATGCGGATGGGAAAACCACAATGTCGGTTTACGAGAGGAAAacaagtattaaagatttctacG CTGTGATATTTCCATCGCTATTACAACTAGAAAGGGGTATCACAGACCTTGATGATCGCAAACAGAAAGAGGTCTGCAAGATACGGTACAGAAACAAAGATGAGACTGAAAAGGTCAAGCTCTCGGAGATTGAcatcgagagagaagaagaatgtggGATTTGCATGGAGATGAACAACATGGTTGTTCTCCCCAATTGCACACATTCTTTATGCATCAAGTGTTACCGCGATTG GCATGGGAGGTCAGAGTCATGCCCTTTTTGCCGGGACAGTCTTAAGAGAGTAAACTCAGGGGACTTGTGGATGTTGATGGAGAAATCAGATACAGTCAATATGTATACAATTGCGCGGGAGAATAAGAAAAGGCTGTTTATGTACGTAGAAAAGCTACCTCTAGTGGTTCCAGATCAAGTGTTTGCATCTTCTCCTTACGATTGCCATGTCAAGTga
- the LOC104783867 gene encoding LOW QUALITY PROTEIN: putative F-box protein At3g47150 (The sequence of the model RefSeq protein was modified relative to this genomic sequence to represent the inferred CDS: inserted 1 base in 1 codon), whose amino-acid sequence MNYNNQDTIVGLLRRMLKRVVVSGRKTKLRPNDQEIYIPLDLQIDTLLRLPVKSLLRFRCVSKLWSSIITSQDFQKRYLNIASSSSPRLLIAFEDFYGEKLMLVSSPNPNTSLSSSSSSCCVPYEDLSLLNIKGKTVCNAGRGLICVGGYINAGICNPSRRQLHTFPDFEFKEYPQVFPHPRYMFGYDPVGDQYKVLAVDXLPWRLEHKVIVLGGEEAWREAPNSIIVSFDVRLETFNIINVPSRLIPMGYENMWLADKWAITVTDKTLINYRGKIGVVEKPRKGSFRMWVVEDAEKEEWSMNTFHLPQSAAGVDFNVMDTFYNGEICLVRKELSDPFRLFFYNLDRKSMRSVTIEGLFPITTRV is encoded by the exons atgaattATAATAATCAAGATACAATTGTTGGACTACTACGAAGAATGTTAAAGCGAGTAGTCGTCAGCGGAAGAAAGACAAAGTTACGTCCGAATGATCAAGAAATCTACATTCCTCTTGATCTCCAGATTGATACACTCTTAAGATTGCCTGTGAAGTCTTTACTGAGATTTCGATGCGTCTCCAAGCTTTGGTCCTCTATCATCACCAGCCAAGATTTCCAAAAACGGTATTTGAATATTgcttcttcctcatctcctcGTCTTCTCATTGCTTTTGAAGACTTCTACGGAGAAAAACTTATGTTAGTCTCCTCGCCTAACCCAAACACATctttgtcttcctcttcttcttcatgttgtGTACCTTACGAAGATTTGAGCCTACTCAACATTAAAGGGAAAACGGTGTGCAATGCGGGTCGGGGTTTGATTTGCGTTGGAGGTTATATAAATGCTGGGATTTGTAATCCCAGCAGGAGACAGCTGCATACATTTCCCGACTTCGAATTCAAAGAGTATCCACAAGTTTTTCCACACCCCAGATACATGTTTGGGTACGATCCTGTTGGAGATCAGTATAAAGTACTTGCCGTTG GATTGCCTTGGAGATTGGAGCATAAGGTTATTGTGTTGGGAGGAGAAGAAGCTTGGAGAGAGGCTCC TAATTCTATAATTGTGAGTTTTGATGTTAGGCTTGAAACGTTCAACATCATCAATGTACCAAGCAGACTTATACCAATGGGTTATGAGAATATGTGGCTTGCTGATAAGTGGGCTATTACAGTTACAGATAAAACTCTGATCAACTACAGAGGTAAAATTGGTGTGGTTGAGAAACCTCGTAAGGGTAGTTTTCGAATGTGGGTTGTGGAAGATGCTGAGAAAGAGGAATGGTCCATGAACACTTTTCATTTGCCCCAGTCAGCTGCTGGTGTTGACTTCAACGTCATGGATACCTTTTATAACGGCGAAATTTGTCTAGTTCGAAAAGAATTGTCGGATCCGTTTCGTCTTTTCTTTTACAATCTGGATAGGAAAAGCATGAGAAGTGTCACAATTGAAGGACTGTTTCCGATTACTACGAGAGTTTAA